One genomic region from Hyalangium ruber encodes:
- a CDS encoding methyl-accepting chemotaxis protein, giving the protein MPRTPKPSPRASAPEAAAPRAPANRAPRNEVRARKPAPGSAPNVVDAARELLEGSGARAILDHAQTNLFVADLDFTIVYMNESASQTLRLVERELESSFGIRVDDVVGGSIHRFHRNSSRVEKVLRNPTALPHDAMFEFGGVMLKSRINGVFDRRNTLIGYVVAWSNVTEQVKAETEAAQLRMMIESAPISVMLADMSLNIIYLNPACLRFLKSVEKHLPVPAEKVLGSSIDVFHRDPSHQRRLLASDKNLPIRTKIRLGPEVAELLVTAIYDKQGRYVGPMVTWELVTEKIATEQREKALVETLRGVLKEVAVHAQALAASSQELSSISQQMVGTAQETSNQANHVSTGSELVSRNVQGVATGIEEVNTNIREIAKNANSAAKVASSAVGVAQKTTGTITKLGTSSGQIGKVIKVITSIAQQTNLLALNATIEAARAGEAGRGFAVVANEVKELAKETARATEDIGQKIAAIQKDTEEVISAIEEISTTITSINDLQTAIATSVEEQTATAGEILRNVSEAAKGSRQITDNITLVAQAASSTTEGATSTQKAAVDLANMAQALQRLVLQFEDLDQERAKAK; this is encoded by the coding sequence ATGCCTCGCACGCCCAAACCCTCTCCCCGCGCCTCCGCCCCCGAGGCCGCCGCCCCGAGAGCCCCCGCCAACCGGGCGCCTCGCAACGAGGTGCGCGCGCGCAAGCCCGCACCGGGCTCGGCGCCCAACGTCGTGGACGCGGCCCGTGAGCTGCTGGAGGGCAGCGGGGCCCGCGCCATCCTGGACCACGCGCAGACCAACCTCTTCGTGGCCGATCTGGACTTCACCATCGTCTATATGAACGAGTCGGCCAGCCAGACGCTGCGGCTCGTCGAGAGGGAGCTCGAGAGCTCCTTCGGCATCCGCGTGGACGATGTCGTCGGCGGCTCCATCCACCGCTTCCACCGCAACAGCAGCCGGGTGGAGAAGGTGCTGCGCAATCCCACCGCCCTGCCCCATGACGCGATGTTCGAGTTCGGCGGCGTCATGTTGAAGTCGCGCATCAACGGCGTGTTCGACCGACGCAACACGCTCATCGGCTACGTGGTGGCATGGAGCAACGTCACCGAGCAGGTGAAGGCCGAGACCGAGGCGGCGCAGCTGCGGATGATGATCGAGAGCGCCCCCATCAGCGTGATGCTGGCGGACATGTCGCTGAACATCATCTACCTGAACCCGGCCTGCCTGCGGTTCTTGAAGTCGGTGGAGAAGCACCTGCCTGTGCCCGCCGAGAAGGTGCTGGGCTCCTCCATCGACGTCTTCCACCGCGACCCCAGCCACCAGCGCCGGCTGCTGGCCAGCGACAAGAATCTGCCCATCCGGACGAAGATCCGCCTGGGACCGGAGGTGGCGGAGCTCCTGGTGACGGCCATCTACGACAAGCAGGGCCGGTACGTGGGCCCGATGGTCACCTGGGAGCTCGTCACGGAGAAGATCGCCACCGAGCAGCGCGAGAAGGCGCTGGTGGAGACGCTGCGCGGCGTGCTCAAGGAGGTGGCGGTCCACGCGCAGGCGCTGGCCGCCAGCTCGCAGGAGCTGTCCAGCATCAGCCAGCAGATGGTGGGCACCGCCCAGGAGACGTCGAACCAGGCCAACCACGTCTCCACCGGCTCCGAGCTGGTGAGCCGCAACGTCCAGGGCGTGGCCACCGGTATCGAAGAGGTGAACACCAACATCCGGGAGATCGCCAAGAACGCCAACAGCGCGGCGAAGGTGGCCTCCTCGGCGGTGGGGGTGGCGCAGAAGACCACGGGCACCATCACCAAGCTGGGCACCAGCAGCGGGCAGATCGGCAAGGTCATCAAGGTCATCACCTCCATCGCCCAGCAGACGAACCTGCTGGCGCTCAACGCCACCATCGAGGCTGCGCGCGCGGGCGAGGCGGGCCGGGGCTTCGCCGTGGTGGCCAACGAGGTGAAGGAGCTGGCCAAGGAGACGGCGCGGGCCACCGAGGACATCGGGCAGAAGATCGCCGCCATCCAGAAGGACACCGAGGAGGTCATCTCGGCCATCGAGGAGATCAGCACCACCATCACCAGCATCAATGACTTGCAGACGGCCATCGCCACCTCCGTGGAGGAGCAGACGGCCACGGCGGGGGAAATCCTCCGCAACGTGAGCGAAGCGGCCAAGGGCAGCCGGCAGATCACCGATAACATCACCCTGGTGGCGCAGGCCGCGAGCAGCACCACGGAGGGCGCCACCAGCACGCAGAAGGCGGCGGTGGATCTGGCGAACATGGCGCAGGCGCTCCAGCGGCTGGTCTTGCAGTTCGAGGACCTCGATCAGGAGCGGGCCAAGGCGAAGTAG
- a CDS encoding response regulator yields the protein MQVLVVDDSRVARRIISRLLRELGFSVTEAADGRQALEALRAHEGLGLALVDWNMPELDGLAFVQVLRSDPTYAGVKILMVTSETGMHKVRQALQAGVDEYVMKPFTREALLEKLALLGFSLPS from the coding sequence GTGCAGGTGCTCGTCGTCGACGACTCGCGGGTGGCGCGCCGGATCATCAGCCGCCTGCTTCGAGAGCTGGGCTTCTCCGTGACGGAGGCGGCCGACGGCCGTCAGGCGCTCGAGGCCCTTCGGGCCCACGAGGGCCTGGGGCTCGCCCTGGTGGACTGGAACATGCCCGAGCTGGATGGGCTGGCCTTCGTCCAAGTGCTCCGCTCGGACCCAACCTACGCGGGGGTGAAGATCCTCATGGTCACCAGCGAGACGGGGATGCACAAGGTCCGTCAGGCGCTCCAGGCCGGAGTCGATGAGTACGTCATGAAGCCGTTCACTCGCGAGGCTCTCCTGGAGAAGCTCGCCCTGCTGGGCTTCTCCCTGCCCTCCTGA